The DNA region CCGCCGCGACGCAGACGAAGTTGATGCCCGCGCTGATGATCGGCCCGAGGGCGACGAAGGTGGACGGCTTGTCGGCGAGCAGCTGGAAGCCCAGGCCGAACTCCTTGTTGCCGCCGAGGGTGGCGAGCAGCGGCTCGATCACGCCCTTGGTCACCGAGGTGACGATGGCCGTGAACGCGGTGCCCATGACCACGGCCACCGCGAGATCGATGACGTTGCCCCTCATCAGGAAGTCTTTGAAGCCTTTGAGCATGTGCGCGCAGTTCCAATCCGAGACGTTTTCGTTATGTTCCGGATGGGAGTTTAAAGGCTGGTCCGCCCGCTGTGTGCACATGGCACACCCCCCTTGACGCGCGTCACTCCGGTTCGCCCGAAGGGTGCAGCACACATGTGGCAAACCAACGGGACGGAATCAGCTCCCGCGATCGGCCCGGAAGGTCTTCACCAACGCCACGCACATGGCCAGCAGCACCA from Nocardia tengchongensis includes:
- the mscL gene encoding large conductance mechanosensitive channel protein MscL; amino-acid sequence: MLKGFKDFLMRGNVIDLAVAVVMGTAFTAIVTSVTKGVIEPLLATLGGNKEFGLGFQLLADKPSTFVALGPIISAGINFVCVAAVLYFVLILPMNTLKSRFAKAEEEKTATELELLTEIRDLLAKQNVSR